In Bacillus sp. SM2101, the following are encoded in one genomic region:
- a CDS encoding YvrJ family protein, giving the protein MDQWFSYVSEVGFPIVISFYLLHRIEVKLDVVIRTIKSLQNKSGDEFLPSKRSS; this is encoded by the coding sequence ATGGATCAATGGTTCTCTTACGTTAGTGAAGTTGGCTTTCCCATTGTCATATCATTTTATTTGTTACACCGTATTGAAGTTAAGCTTGATGTTGTGATACGAACGATAAAAAGCTTACAAAATAAAAGTGGAGATGAGTTTTTACCGAGTAAGAGAAGTAGCTAA
- a CDS encoding DUF2922 domain-containing protein, giving the protein MAKTLELKFGNEEGKVSTISIEYPTEPVDSTHVSSVMDTILSSNVFTSSGGEFTSKKGARVVERNVTDIEIL; this is encoded by the coding sequence TTGGCAAAAACTTTAGAGCTGAAGTTTGGGAATGAAGAAGGGAAAGTAAGTACAATCTCTATTGAATATCCAACAGAACCAGTTGATTCAACGCATGTATCTTCAGTCATGGATACAATCCTTTCATCAAACGTATTCACTTCATCTGGTGGAGAATTTACAAGTAAAAAAGGTGCACGTGTTGTTGAACGAAATGTAACAGACATTGAAATATTGTAA
- a CDS encoding DUF1659 domain-containing protein, producing MAQAIITDSQLRVIYDLGIDEEGKQIFRNKNYNNVKTQATTDELYTAAEAIISLQENEVHRVERNDSQQLVQ from the coding sequence TTGGCTCAAGCGATTATAACTGACTCTCAATTACGGGTTATTTACGATTTAGGCATTGATGAGGAAGGAAAGCAAATATTTCGTAATAAAAACTACAACAATGTGAAAACACAAGCAACAACAGATGAACTCTATACTGCTGCTGAAGCGATTATTAGTCTACAGGAAAATGAAGTGCATCGTGTTGAAAGAAACGACTCTCAACAACTTGTTCAATAA